In Microvirga sp. 17 mud 1-3, the genomic window CCGATCCACCACCATTTCGAGCAGCTCGGCTGGACCGAGCCGCAGGTGGTGATCCGGTTCTGGATCGTCTCCGTCGTGCTGGCCCTCGTCGGGCTCGCGACCCTCAAGCTGCGGTGAGCGCATGATCCCGGTCACCACCTTCGCGGGACAATCGGTTGCGCTCTTCGGCCTCGGCGGGTCGGGGCTCGTGACGGCGCTTGCCCTGAAGGAGGGCGGAGCGCGGGTCGTCGCCTGCGACGACAACCCCGCCAAGATGGCGGAGGCGCAGGCCAGGGGCATCGAGACCGCCGACTTGCGGGAGGCAGACTGGTCGCGCTTCTCCGCCCTCATACTGTCGCCGGGCGTGCCGTTGACCCATCCGGAGCCGCATTGGTCCGTGCGGCTCGCGGAAGAAGCCGGCATCGAGATCGTGGGCGATATCGAGCTCTTTTGCCGGGAGCGCGCGAAGGTGGCGCCAAATGCGCCATTCGTGGCGATCACCGGGACCAACGGCAAGTCCACCACCACGGCGCTCGTGGCGCATATCCTGCGCCAGGCCGGCCGCGACGTGCAGATGGGCGGCAATATCGGCACGGCGATCCTCTCCCTCGAACCGCCTGCGGGCAACGGCATCCACGTGGTCGAGTGCTCCTCCTTCCAGATCGACCTCGCGCCCTCGCTGGCGCCGAGCATCGGCGTGCTCCTCAACATCTCGCCCGACCATCTCGACCGGCACGGCACGATGGAGAACTACGCTGCCATCAAGGAGCGGCTGGTCGCGAAGGCGAAGACCGCGGTCATCGGCATCGACGACGATCTCAGCCGCGCCATTGCGAAAGCTTGCGCTGCGCGAGGCGTCAGGGTCGTGCCCGTATCGGCCGGAAGCACTGGCAACGAGGGCGTCTTCGCCGAGGGGGCGCGGCTGTTCCGGGGGGCGCCCGACGGCCCCATTCCGGTGGCGGACCTCGACGGCATCCACTCCCTGCGCGGCGCCCACAATGCCCAGAATGCCGCCGCGGCGGTCGCCATTGCCCAGGCGCTGGGCATGTCCGAGGACGAAATCCGGTCCGGTCTCAGGAGCTTCCCGGGATTGCCTCACCGGATGGAAGAGATCGGCCGCATCGGCGCGGCCCTGTTCATCAACGACTCGAAGGCCACCAACGCGGATTCCACCGAGAAAGCCCTCAAGTCCTTCGACAACATCCTCTGGATCCTCGGCGGCAAGCCGAAGGAGGGCGGGATCGAGCCCTTGCGCCCGTACTTCCCAAAGATCCGCAAGGCCTATCTGATCGGCGCCGCCTCCGACGCATTCTCCGAAACGCTGGGGGAGGGCGTGCCGCATGAGCGTGCCGAGACCCTCGACCGGGCCGTGGCGCATGCCGCGCAGGACGCCGCTGCTCTCAGCGCCCCGGCTGTCGTGCTGCTGTCGCCAGCCTGCGCGTCATACGACCAGTATCCGAATTACGAGGTGCGCGGGGACCATTTCCGCGAACTCGTCAAAGCACTGCCCGGCATCAACCCCACGATGGGAGCTTAGACGTCATGGTGTCACGCGCGGAACGTTCGGCCTTCGGCGATTGGTGGTGGACCGTCGACCGGCTGCTCCTGGCCGCACTGGCGATCCTCTCGCTCGCCGGTCTCGTGTTCCTCATGGCGGGCGGCCCGCCCGTGGCGGAGCGGCTTGGCCTGTCGACCTTCCACTTTGTGAACCGGCAAGTCCTCTTCCTCGTTCCGGCCCTCGCGATCCTGCTGCCGGTCTCGTTCCTGTCCCTCCGCCATGTGCGGCGGCTTGCGCTCCTCGTCTATTTCACCGGCATGGCGCTCATCCTCCTGGCCTTCCAGTTCGGCCCGGAAATCAAGGGCGCCCATCGCTGGATCATGATCGGGCCGCTCGGCATCCAGCCTTCCGAATTCGTGAAGCCCGCCTTCGTGATCCTGGCCGCCTGGGCCTTCTCTGAAGGCGCCAAGCGCAAGGACATGCCGGGCGCGCTGCTCGCCTTCCTGATCCTTCCGGCCACCATCGTGCCCCTGATCCTCCAGCCGGATTTCGGCCAGACCATGCTGATCACCGCCGTGTGGTGCGGCCTGTTCTTCGTGGCCGGCCTGCACTGGTTCTGGGTGATGGGCCTCGGCGGCGCGGGCCTGGTCGGCGTCGTGGCGGCCTATGAGTTCCTGCCGCACGTGCGCGCCCGCATCGAGCGCTTCATGGACAAGTCCTCCGGCGACACCTTCCAGGTCGACATGGCGATGGAATCCTTCTCCCGCGGCGGCTGGCTCGGGCGCGGCCCGGGCGAGGGCTCGGTGAAGCGCATCCTGCCCGACGCCCATACGGACTTCATCTTCGCCGTCACGGCCGAGGAATTCGGCATCGTGGTCTGCATCGGCCTGCTGCTCCTCTTCGCCTTCATCGTCCTGCGCGGCCTGACGCTTGCCCGCCGCAACGAGGATACGTTCTGCCGCCTTGCGGCTACCGGCCTCGTCATGATGTTCGGCCTTCAGGCTGCCATCAACATGATGGTGAACGTCCACCTCATGCCCGCCAAGGGCATGACGCTGCCGTTCATCTCCTATGGCGGTTCGTCCCTGCTGTCGCTGGCGCTCAGCATGGGCTTCCTCATCGCCCTCACGCGGCGCCGCCCGCGCGCCGAGACCATGGACTACTTCACGCAAGGCTCGGCGGCGCGTTCATGACGGGGCCCCTCATCCTCCTCACGGCAGGCGGCACGGGCGGCCATCTCTTTCCGGCCGAGGCCCTGGCCAATGCCCTGAAGGCTTCCGGCGCGCGGGTGGTCCTGGCGACCGACAAGCGCGCCAATGCCTATGCGGGCTCCTTTCCGGCCGACGAGATCGTGGAAGTGCCCTCCGCCACGCCTTCGGGGCGCTCGCCGCTGCAGATGGCGAAGGCCGCCCTTGTGCTCGGGCGCGGGACGCTTGCGTCCATGCGGACCATCCGGCGGCTGAAGCCCGCCGTCGTAGTGGGCTTCGGCGGCTATCCGACGGTTCCGCCAGTCCTGGCAGCCTCGTTCCTCGGCGTGCCAACGGTGATCCATGAGGCCAATGCGGTCATGGGGCGCGCCAATCGGCTGCTGGCCCGTCGTGCGACGCTAATCGCGACCGGGTTCGAGGCCATCAAGGGTGTGCCGGCCGGCGTTCCTGGCAGGACGGTCCATACGGGCAACCCGGTGCGGCCTGCGGTGCTCGACGCCGCGAAGGCCGGCTATCCGCCTCTCCCGGCCGACGGCATGTTGCGACTTCTCGTGGTCGGCGGCAGCCAGGGCGCGCGCGTCATGAGCGACGTGGTCCCGCCGGCGATCGAGCGCCTGCCTCCCGAATTGCGCGCGCGCGTCAGCGTGTGCCAGCAGGCCCGCGGCGAGGATCTGGAGCGCGTCCGGGCCCATTATGGGCGACTCGGCCTCCCGTTCGAGGCGGAGCCCTTCTTCAAGGACTTGCCGCAGCGCATGGCCGCGGCCCATCTGGTCGTCGCCCGCTCCGGGGCATCGACCGTGGCGGAACTTGCGGTCATCGGACGGCCCTCGATCCTCGTGCCGCTGCCGGGCGCCCTCGACCAGGACCAGGCGGCCAATGCCCGGACCCTCGGAGACCGGGGCGCCGCCATCGTTCTGCCGCAGACTGACTTCACCCCCGAGCGGCTGGCGCAGGAGATCACCACCTTCCTGCGGGAGCCAGACCGCTTGACGCGGGCCGCCGCTGCCGCAAATAGCGCCAGCATCACGAATGCGGCCGAGCGTCTCGCCCAGGCCGTGCTCCAACTCGCCTCATCCGCCAAGAAGGATAAAAACCCATGAAGCTGCCGCCGAAACTCGGACCCATTCATTTCATCGGCATCGGCGGCATCGGCATGTCGGGCATCGCCGAGGTAATGCACAATCTCGGCTACACGGTGCAGGGCTCGGACGCGGCCGACAACTACAATGTCCGGCGCCTCGCCGAGAAGGGCATCAAGACCTTCATCGGCCACAAGGCCGAAAACGTGGACGGCGCCGAGATCGTGGTCGTGTCGACGGCGATCAAGCGCGACAACCCGGAGCTCACCACCGCCCGCGAGAAGCGCCTGCCGGTCGTGCGCCGCGCCGAGATGCTGGCGGAGCTGATGCGCTTCAAGTCCTGCGTGGCGGTTGCCGGCACCCACGGCAAGACCACCACCACCTCCCTCGTCGCGACCCTGCTCGATGCGGGCGGCCTCGATCCCACGGTCATCAACGGCGGCATCATCAACGCCTACGGCACCAATGCCCGCATGGGCGAGGGGCAGTGGATGGTCGTGGAGGCGGACGAGTCCGACGGCACCTTCCTCAAGCTCCCGGCCGACGTTGCCATCGTGACTAATATCGACGCGGAGCATCTCGATCATTTCGGCAATTACGACGCCATCAAGGACGCGTTCCGCTCCTTCATCGACTCGATCCCGTTCTACGGCTTCGCGGTGATGTGCATCGACCATCCGACCGTGCAGGACCTCGTCGGGCGCATCGAGGACCGGCGCATCATCACCTATGGCGAGAACCCGCAGTCCGACGTGCGCCTGATGGACGTGGACACGCGGGGAGGGCAGACCCGCTTCCGCGTGATGATCCGCGACCGCCGCCCGGGCTTCCGCCTCGAACTCGAGGATCTCGTCCTGCCTATGCCGGGCGCGCACAATGCGCTGAACGCCACGGCGGCCATCGCGGTCGCGCACGAGCTCGGCGTCTCGCCCGATTCCATCCGCAAGGCGCTTGCGGGCTTCGGCGGCGTCAAACGGCGCTTCACCCGCACGGGCGAGTGGAACGGCGTCACGATCTTCGACGATTATGGCCACCATCCCATCGAGATCGCAGCCGTCCTCAAGGCTGCCCGCGCCTCGACGGATGGGCAGGTCATCGCGGTCGTGCAGCCCCATCGCTACACGCGCCTGTCCTCCCTGTTCGACCAGTTCTGCACGTGCTTCAACGATGCGGATTCGGTGATCGTCGCGCCGGTCTATGCGGCAGGCGAGCAGCCGATCCCCGGCGCCGACCGGGACGGTCTGGTGTCCGGCCTCAAGACGCGCGGCCATCGCAACGTGATGGGCCTCGAGAAGTCCGAGGATCTGGCTGGCCTGATCAAGGGCATCGCCAAGCCGGGCGACTACGTGATCTGCCTGGGAGCCGGCAACATCACCCAATGGGCCTATGCCCTGCCGGGTGAACTCGAGGCGCTGGGCGAGAAGGCGGCCTGATGTTCGCGGACATCACGCCCGAACTGAAATCAGCCATGCCGGACCTGCGGGGGAAGCTGGAGGCCAATGCGCCGACCGCGCCTCTCTCCTGGTTCCGCACGGGTGGGCCAGCGCAGGTGCTCTTCACACCGGCCGACGAAGAGGATCTTGCCTATTTCCTCTCCCGTCTCGACCGGCAGGTGCCTGTCCTCGTGGTCGGCCTCGGCTCGAACATGCTCATTCGCGACGGCGGCTGGGAAGGCGTGGTGATCCGCCTCGGCAAGGGATTTGCCGAGATCGCCGTGGACGGAAACCGCCGGATTCGCGCTGGTGCGGCCGCGCCCGACGTGAAGGTGGCGCGTGTGGCCGCGGAGGCGGGCATCGCGGGTCTCTCCTTTCTCCGCGGAATCCCGGGCACCATCGGCGGCGCGCTGCGCATGAACGGCGGCGCCTATGGGGGCGAGACCAAGGACGTCCTCGTCGAGGCGAGGGGCCTGACCCGTTCGGGCGAGAAGGTCGCCTACACGAATGACCAGATGGGTTTCACCTATCGACACTCTGCCGTGCCGGACGATGTGATCTTCACCGAGGCCCTTTTCGAAGGCCGTCCCGGCGATCCCGAGGCCATCTTAGCCGAGATGAACACGATCACCGAGGCGCGCTCGTCCACGCAGCCGGTCAATACCCGTACGGGCGGCTCGACCTTCAAGAATCCCGACGGCCGCAAGGCCTGGGAGCTGATCGATGCCGCCGGCTGCCGGGGGCTGCGCATGGGCGACGCGCAGGTCTCGGAGATGCACTGCAACTTCCTGGTCAATCACGGCGCCGCCACGGCCACCGAGATCGAGGCGCTGGGCGAGGAGGTGCGCCGCCGGGTGCGCGAGGCCTCCGGAATCACGCTGGAGTGGGAGATCAAGCGCGTCGGGCATACCTGACGCGCCCACGAATCACTGTTAGGGCCCGGCGGAAGGCCATGGGTCCCAAGGGAGCAGATCATGGCCAAGCACGTTGCCGTCCTCCATGGCGGCTGGTCCGCAGAGCGCGAAGTCAGCCTGGCGTCGGGCCGCGCCTGTGCCCGGGCGCTGGAAGAGCGTGGCTACAAGATCACGCCCATCGACGTGCAGCCCGACATCGCCACCGTTCTCCAGGCGACGGCGCCGGACGTGGTCTTCAACGCCCTGCACGGCCGGGTGGGCGAGGACGGCACGATCCAGGGCCTCCTCGAAATCCTGCGCATCCCCTACACCCATTCGGGCGTCCTCGCCTCGGCGCTCGCCATGCAGAAGGACCGGGCCAAGACGGTCATGCAGGCGGCCGGGGTTCCGGTCCCGCGCGGCGTGGTCGTTAACCGTTTGGACGCGGCCAGGGCCCATGTGCTGCCCGCGCCCTACGTGATCAAACCGGTCAGCGAGGGCTCGTCCGTGGGCGTCATCATCGTGCGCGAGGAGCGCAGCCATCCGCCCCAGGAGCTGCTTCGGGAAGATTGGGCCTTCGGTGAGCAAGTCCTTGTGGAATCGTATGTTGCGGGCCGGGAGCTGACCTGCGCTGTCATGGGCGACCAGGCGCTGGGCGTCATCGAGATCAAGCCCGCCACGGGCGTGTTCTACGACTATGACGCAAAGTACGTGAAGGGAGGCTCCATTCACGTCCTCCCGGCAGAAATTAAACCGAATATTTACCAAAAGGTCCAAGAGTTGGCGTTAACGGCGCATCAAGCGCTCGGCTGTCGGGGAATCAGCCGCGCCGACTTACGGTATGACGACACGCCCGGTGGAACGGGTGAACTCGTTGTTCTTGAGGTCAATACGCAACCCGGCATGACCGAGACGAGCTTGGTGCCAGAACTGGCAGCCCATGCGGGCTATTCGTTTGGCGAGCTTGTGCAATGGATGGTGGAGGACGCTACCTGCAACCGATGACGGCCCACCGGGCCGGCGCTCCGGTTGCGCGCGCGACTGCCGAGCCCCGCCGGTCCGTCACACCGCGATTCGGTCTCATCCAGCGTTTCCGCCCCACCCGCAGCGTCCGCCGCCGTGGCGCCGGCATCCCGATCGAGAAGCGCATTCCGCGTCATCTCGGAACGTTCCTGGCCTTGGGATTCTTCGGGGCCGTCGCCGTCACGGGCCTCTGGCAGGGCGGCCATCTCGACGATTTCATCCGCCAGAACGGCCAGCCGCACCATGCCCTGGCCCGCATGCTCGGCCTCGGCCTGGAGCAGGTCACCATCTCGGGCATCGCGCAGATGCGTGAGTCGGAGGTCCTCGCGGCCGCCGGGCTCGACGCGAAGCTGTCCCTGGCCTTCCTCAATGTGAACGACGTGCGCGAGCGCCTCGAGCGCGTGCCGATGATCAAGAGCGCAACCGTGCGCAAGCTCTATCCGAACGAGCTCGTCATCGGCCTCACGGAGCGCGAGCCCGCGGCGATCTGGCAGCTGAAGGGCGAATTGTTCGTCATCGCGGCCGACGGCACCGTCATCGACCTGATGCAGGACGCGCAATATGCCGACCTGCCCTTCGTCGTGGGCGAGGAGGCCAATGCCCGCAGCAAGGATTACATCGCGCTCCTCGAAGCCGCCGGTCCCCTCAAGAACCGGATCCGCGCCGGGATGCTGGTCGCGGGGCGGCGCTGGAACCTCAAGATGGACAACGGCATGGACGTGAGCCTGCCGGAGCTCGGGGCCGCCGATGCGCTGGCGCGGCTCGTGAAGCTCGAGCGCGAGCAGCGGATCCTTGAGAAGGACGTGCTGGCCGTCGACCTGCGAATGGCCGACCGGGTCATCGTCCGCCTGACGGAGGAAGCGGCCTCGGCACGGGCCGATGCCTTGAAGAAGAAGCCGGTGCGCGGCAAGGGAGTGGAAACATGAGTCGCTCGGGTCATGGTCTGACGCCGCGCATGAAGCCTTTGTCCGCGCGCAAGAGTGCCATCCTGTCGGTTCTCGATATCGGGACGAGCAAGGTGGTGTGCATCGTGGCGGAGCTGAAGCCCGCCGACGAGATCGAGTCGCTGCGCAGCCGCACCCATGTGGCGCGCATCCTCGGCATCGGCCATCAGCGCTCCGTCGGCCTCAAGGGCGGCGTGATCGTCGACCTGGAGGCCGCCGAGACGTCGATCCGCCAGGCGGTCCACGCGGCCGAGCGGATGGCGAAGGTCGAGATCCAGTCCGTCATCGTGAACCTCACGGGCGGCCGGCTCGGCTCCGAACATTTCGAGGCGCATGTCCCCGTCCGCGGCGCGGTCGGCCCGGGCGACGTGCACCGGGTGCTCGACATCGCCAGCAGCCATGATTCGCGGCGGGGCAGGGCGGTCCTGCATGCCTTGCCGACGGGCTTCTCGCTCGATGCGCAGAACCACATCGTCGACCCGGCCGGCATGATCGGCGAGCGCCTGGGCGTCGACCTGCACGTGGTT contains:
- the murG gene encoding undecaprenyldiphospho-muramoylpentapeptide beta-N-acetylglucosaminyltransferase, which gives rise to MTGPLILLTAGGTGGHLFPAEALANALKASGARVVLATDKRANAYAGSFPADEIVEVPSATPSGRSPLQMAKAALVLGRGTLASMRTIRRLKPAVVVGFGGYPTVPPVLAASFLGVPTVIHEANAVMGRANRLLARRATLIATGFEAIKGVPAGVPGRTVHTGNPVRPAVLDAAKAGYPPLPADGMLRLLVVGGSQGARVMSDVVPPAIERLPPELRARVSVCQQARGEDLERVRAHYGRLGLPFEAEPFFKDLPQRMAAAHLVVARSGASTVAELAVIGRPSILVPLPGALDQDQAANARTLGDRGAAIVLPQTDFTPERLAQEITTFLREPDRLTRAAAAANSASITNAAERLAQAVLQLASSAKKDKNP
- the murC gene encoding UDP-N-acetylmuramate--L-alanine ligase, with amino-acid sequence MKLPPKLGPIHFIGIGGIGMSGIAEVMHNLGYTVQGSDAADNYNVRRLAEKGIKTFIGHKAENVDGAEIVVVSTAIKRDNPELTTAREKRLPVVRRAEMLAELMRFKSCVAVAGTHGKTTTTSLVATLLDAGGLDPTVINGGIINAYGTNARMGEGQWMVVEADESDGTFLKLPADVAIVTNIDAEHLDHFGNYDAIKDAFRSFIDSIPFYGFAVMCIDHPTVQDLVGRIEDRRIITYGENPQSDVRLMDVDTRGGQTRFRVMIRDRRPGFRLELEDLVLPMPGAHNALNATAAIAVAHELGVSPDSIRKALAGFGGVKRRFTRTGEWNGVTIFDDYGHHPIEIAAVLKAARASTDGQVIAVVQPHRYTRLSSLFDQFCTCFNDADSVIVAPVYAAGEQPIPGADRDGLVSGLKTRGHRNVMGLEKSEDLAGLIKGIAKPGDYVICLGAGNITQWAYALPGELEALGEKAA
- the murB gene encoding UDP-N-acetylmuramate dehydrogenase, whose protein sequence is MFADITPELKSAMPDLRGKLEANAPTAPLSWFRTGGPAQVLFTPADEEDLAYFLSRLDRQVPVLVVGLGSNMLIRDGGWEGVVIRLGKGFAEIAVDGNRRIRAGAAAPDVKVARVAAEAGIAGLSFLRGIPGTIGGALRMNGGAYGGETKDVLVEARGLTRSGEKVAYTNDQMGFTYRHSAVPDDVIFTEALFEGRPGDPEAILAEMNTITEARSSTQPVNTRTGGSTFKNPDGRKAWELIDAAGCRGLRMGDAQVSEMHCNFLVNHGAATATEIEALGEEVRRRVREASGITLEWEIKRVGHT
- a CDS encoding D-alanine--D-alanine ligase encodes the protein MAKHVAVLHGGWSAEREVSLASGRACARALEERGYKITPIDVQPDIATVLQATAPDVVFNALHGRVGEDGTIQGLLEILRIPYTHSGVLASALAMQKDRAKTVMQAAGVPVPRGVVVNRLDAARAHVLPAPYVIKPVSEGSSVGVIIVREERSHPPQELLREDWAFGEQVLVESYVAGRELTCAVMGDQALGVIEIKPATGVFYDYDAKYVKGGSIHVLPAEIKPNIYQKVQELALTAHQALGCRGISRADLRYDDTPGGTGELVVLEVNTQPGMTETSLVPELAAHAGYSFGELVQWMVEDATCNR
- a CDS encoding FtsW/RodA/SpoVE family cell cycle protein; this translates as MVSRAERSAFGDWWWTVDRLLLAALAILSLAGLVFLMAGGPPVAERLGLSTFHFVNRQVLFLVPALAILLPVSFLSLRHVRRLALLVYFTGMALILLAFQFGPEIKGAHRWIMIGPLGIQPSEFVKPAFVILAAWAFSEGAKRKDMPGALLAFLILPATIVPLILQPDFGQTMLITAVWCGLFFVAGLHWFWVMGLGGAGLVGVVAAYEFLPHVRARIERFMDKSSGDTFQVDMAMESFSRGGWLGRGPGEGSVKRILPDAHTDFIFAVTAEEFGIVVCIGLLLLFAFIVLRGLTLARRNEDTFCRLAATGLVMMFGLQAAINMMVNVHLMPAKGMTLPFISYGGSSLLSLALSMGFLIALTRRRPRAETMDYFTQGSAARS
- a CDS encoding cell division protein FtsQ/DivIB, with protein sequence MDGGGRYLQPMTAHRAGAPVARATAEPRRSVTPRFGLIQRFRPTRSVRRRGAGIPIEKRIPRHLGTFLALGFFGAVAVTGLWQGGHLDDFIRQNGQPHHALARMLGLGLEQVTISGIAQMRESEVLAAAGLDAKLSLAFLNVNDVRERLERVPMIKSATVRKLYPNELVIGLTEREPAAIWQLKGELFVIAADGTVIDLMQDAQYADLPFVVGEEANARSKDYIALLEAAGPLKNRIRAGMLVAGRRWNLKMDNGMDVSLPELGAADALARLVKLEREQRILEKDVLAVDLRMADRVIVRLTEEAASARADALKKKPVRGKGVET
- the murD gene encoding UDP-N-acetylmuramoyl-L-alanine--D-glutamate ligase; protein product: MIPVTTFAGQSVALFGLGGSGLVTALALKEGGARVVACDDNPAKMAEAQARGIETADLREADWSRFSALILSPGVPLTHPEPHWSVRLAEEAGIEIVGDIELFCRERAKVAPNAPFVAITGTNGKSTTTALVAHILRQAGRDVQMGGNIGTAILSLEPPAGNGIHVVECSSFQIDLAPSLAPSIGVLLNISPDHLDRHGTMENYAAIKERLVAKAKTAVIGIDDDLSRAIAKACAARGVRVVPVSAGSTGNEGVFAEGARLFRGAPDGPIPVADLDGIHSLRGAHNAQNAAAAVAIAQALGMSEDEIRSGLRSFPGLPHRMEEIGRIGAALFINDSKATNADSTEKALKSFDNILWILGGKPKEGGIEPLRPYFPKIRKAYLIGAASDAFSETLGEGVPHERAETLDRAVAHAAQDAAALSAPAVVLLSPACASYDQYPNYEVRGDHFRELVKALPGINPTMGA